A section of the Leptospira semungkisensis genome encodes:
- the leuB gene encoding 3-isopropylmalate dehydrogenase, which produces MKKVAVLAGDGIGPEVMKVALSVLKKALGSKASDFQFTEAYVGGIAIDKTGEPLPPETLKLCEESDAILFGSVGGPKWESLPPEKQPERGALLPLRKHFDLFANLRPAIIYPELRNASPIKGEIIGDGLDILILRELTSGIYFGQPKGREGKGAEEFAFDTMRYSRREIERAARVAFEAARKRNNKVTSIDKANVLTTSVFWKEVVIDLHKREFSDVQLSHLYVDNAAMQLIVNPKQFDVILCENMFGDILSDEASIITGSIGMLPSASLSESGFGLYEPSGGSAPDIAGKGIANPIAQILSAALMLRYSFSMEEEAAKIESAVRKVISDGKRTRDIAEKGAQILGTEEIGIEIEKVL; this is translated from the coding sequence ATGAAAAAAGTAGCCGTATTAGCGGGAGATGGGATCGGACCGGAAGTCATGAAAGTGGCCCTGTCCGTCCTAAAAAAAGCCCTCGGCTCTAAGGCCTCCGACTTCCAATTTACGGAAGCCTATGTAGGCGGAATCGCCATCGACAAGACGGGAGAGCCTCTTCCTCCTGAAACATTGAAGCTTTGCGAGGAATCGGACGCCATTCTATTCGGAAGCGTCGGTGGTCCTAAATGGGAATCCCTTCCTCCAGAAAAACAACCGGAAAGAGGAGCTCTTCTTCCCTTACGCAAACATTTCGATCTATTTGCAAATCTTCGGCCTGCGATCATTTATCCGGAACTCAGAAATGCATCTCCGATTAAAGGAGAGATTATCGGAGACGGTTTGGACATTTTGATCCTAAGAGAATTAACCTCTGGGATCTATTTCGGCCAACCAAAGGGTAGAGAAGGAAAAGGCGCAGAGGAATTCGCATTCGACACGATGAGATATTCCCGCAGAGAAATAGAAAGAGCGGCGAGAGTCGCCTTCGAAGCGGCCCGAAAAAGAAATAATAAAGTCACAAGTATAGACAAAGCGAACGTTTTAACCACTTCCGTTTTTTGGAAAGAAGTCGTAATCGATTTGCACAAACGTGAATTTTCCGACGTCCAATTATCCCATCTATACGTAGATAACGCGGCTATGCAATTGATCGTGAATCCGAAGCAATTCGATGTGATCCTCTGCGAAAACATGTTCGGAGATATTCTTTCCGACGAGGCTTCCATTATCACAGGTTCGATCGGAATGCTTCCTTCTGCTTCTCTTTCCGAATCCGGCTTTGGGCTTTACGAGCCTTCCGGTGGTTCTGCACCTGATATCGCAGGAAAAGGTATTGCAAATCCGATCGCTCAGATTCTAAGTGCTGCCTTAATGCTACGTTATTCATTCTCTATGGAAGAAGAAGCAGCCAAAATAGAGAGCGCAGTTAGAAAAGTGATTTCCGATGGAAAACGAACCAGAGACATCGCCGAGAAAGGCGCTCAAATTTTGGGAACCGAAGAAATCGGAATAGAAATAGAAAAGGTTTTGTAA
- a CDS encoding acetylornithine transaminase: MNDTASEFQTTKELTDKYLLDLFNRYPVAFRYGVNELLFDQNNKQYIDFLSGVAVTNLGHSDPDIIEAIRTQIDKLMHTSNWFYSEEASKLAELLILNTFPGKVFLCNSGTEATEAAFKLARAYAEQKQIHDPVIISLHKSFHGRSVSGISLTGQKKLHTGFGRLLDGIEFVSPNNEEELVAAFERFAGRVVAFIAEPIIGESGIIPLTHGYMNLARELTLENEALLILDEIQTGFGRTGTMFAFETFGFSPDIMMLAKGLGSGFPIGALVVAEKYQDVLAKGTHGTTFGGNHLGAAIAYETIRIIQTRDILANVNSCSEIALSRLHQIKDKLKIVKEIRGKGLHIGVELTIPSRQVAELCLEKGLIVNATGDTVIRIMPALTISTQYLNEGLDILESVLTHFQNQ; encoded by the coding sequence ATGAACGATACAGCGAGCGAATTCCAAACAACCAAAGAACTTACGGACAAATATCTTTTAGATCTGTTCAACCGTTATCCTGTCGCATTCCGCTACGGTGTAAATGAGTTACTCTTCGACCAAAACAACAAGCAGTACATTGATTTTCTTTCTGGAGTGGCAGTCACAAATCTGGGCCATAGCGATCCGGATATTATCGAAGCAATTCGCACTCAGATCGATAAGCTCATGCATACTTCCAACTGGTTCTATTCGGAAGAAGCATCTAAATTAGCGGAGCTTCTCATATTGAATACCTTTCCCGGAAAAGTTTTCTTATGCAATTCGGGAACGGAAGCTACGGAAGCTGCTTTCAAATTAGCAAGAGCTTATGCGGAACAAAAACAGATCCATGATCCAGTGATCATTTCCTTGCATAAGAGTTTTCACGGAAGATCTGTTTCCGGAATCAGCCTAACTGGACAGAAAAAACTTCATACCGGTTTCGGAAGACTTCTAGACGGAATCGAATTCGTAAGTCCAAACAACGAGGAAGAATTAGTCGCCGCATTCGAAAGATTCGCAGGTAGAGTGGTTGCTTTTATTGCAGAACCGATCATCGGAGAAAGTGGGATCATTCCATTGACTCACGGATACATGAACCTTGCAAGAGAGCTTACACTCGAGAACGAGGCGCTTCTTATTCTCGACGAGATCCAAACCGGATTCGGCAGAACGGGAACCATGTTTGCGTTCGAGACATTCGGGTTTTCTCCTGATATCATGATGCTTGCAAAAGGTCTTGGGTCCGGTTTTCCGATCGGAGCCTTGGTAGTTGCGGAAAAATACCAGGACGTTCTCGCAAAGGGAACTCATGGAACTACCTTCGGAGGAAACCACCTTGGCGCCGCAATCGCGTATGAAACCATTCGGATCATCCAGACAAGAGACATTCTTGCGAATGTAAACTCTTGCTCAGAGATCGCGCTCAGTCGTTTGCATCAGATCAAAGACAAACTCAAGATCGTAAAAGAGATTAGAGGAAAAGGTCTGCATATAGGAGTGGAGCTTACCATTCCTTCTCGCCAAGTCGCAGAACTCTGTTTAGAAAAAGGTCTGATCGTAAACGCAACAGGAGACACAGTCATTCGTATCATGCCTGCTCTCACGATCTCTACTCAATATTTAAACGAAGGATTGGATATCTTAGAATCCGTCCTGACTCATTTTCAAAACCAATAG
- a CDS encoding aminotransferase class I/II-fold pyridoxal phosphate-dependent enzyme, protein MSLREFFIEDRLERFRTEAPCNLGESGIRNINLSELARSLDLDLRDLGKLSLADSPNSGRMDLREEIASLYPNVSPEQVLITTGTGEALFLAFHTVLKEGDLVSLFWPSFQALYEVPKSIGAKIQRVDLLPRLLSGSSGLGRENIHSLFENNPQLIICNHPHNPTGMIAEDTDQTEILSQTGNFPNWILFDEHYRFLSKEEDIGWSGFGVSEKSLATGSITKCFGVMGLRIGWLVGPKDFLKEARSMKDYLTHTVSPISEFLTLELLKKRKILQARIKTNLDRNITLFENTWKDLPGISFFQAPKGGVVGFPKLVDGLDARKFADTLYEKAGVFVLPSDDFEINGYIRVGFGETPERFSLGLERWSKIGSEIMALLNK, encoded by the coding sequence GTGAGCCTAAGAGAATTTTTCATAGAAGATCGACTGGAGAGATTCAGAACGGAGGCTCCTTGCAATCTAGGAGAAAGCGGGATCCGAAATATAAACCTCTCCGAACTCGCTAGATCCTTGGATTTGGATCTAAGAGATCTTGGAAAACTTTCCTTAGCTGATTCTCCCAATTCAGGAAGAATGGATTTGAGAGAAGAGATTGCCTCTCTCTATCCAAATGTTTCTCCTGAACAAGTTCTCATCACCACAGGCACGGGAGAGGCATTATTCCTCGCGTTCCATACAGTATTGAAAGAAGGAGACCTGGTCTCTCTTTTTTGGCCTTCCTTCCAAGCATTGTACGAGGTCCCTAAATCGATTGGGGCGAAGATCCAAAGAGTGGATCTATTGCCCAGACTTCTTTCCGGAAGTTCAGGACTCGGTAGAGAGAATATACATTCTCTCTTTGAAAACAATCCTCAGCTCATCATTTGTAATCATCCACATAATCCTACAGGCATGATTGCCGAAGATACGGATCAGACAGAGATACTTTCGCAAACGGGAAATTTTCCGAATTGGATCCTATTCGACGAACACTATCGTTTTCTTTCCAAAGAAGAAGACATTGGCTGGAGCGGTTTCGGTGTTTCAGAGAAGTCGTTAGCGACTGGATCCATCACGAAATGTTTCGGTGTCATGGGGCTCAGGATCGGTTGGCTTGTCGGTCCCAAAGACTTTCTAAAAGAAGCGAGAAGTATGAAGGATTATCTGACTCATACAGTTTCGCCTATCTCCGAGTTTTTGACCTTGGAATTATTGAAGAAAAGAAAAATCCTGCAGGCTCGGATCAAAACGAATTTAGATCGAAATATTACTCTTTTTGAAAATACCTGGAAGGACCTTCCCGGAATTTCTTTTTTTCAGGCTCCGAAAGGAGGAGTCGTTGGTTTTCCAAAACTTGTGGATGGTTTGGACGCGCGAAAATTCGCAGATACTCTCTATGAAAAAGCGGGAGTATTTGTGCTTCCTTCCGACGATTTCGAGATAAACGGTTATATTCGAGTTGGGTTTGGAGAAACTCCGGAACGTTTTTCCTTGGGCCTAGAACGCTGGAGTAAGATCGGATCCGAGATAATGGCTCTCTTGAACAAATAA
- a CDS encoding phosphoribosylanthranilate isomerase, whose amino-acid sequence MSQTPKVKICGLRQVDDLKVSIEEGADLIGLNFVSTSPRLVSPKEAEILVTYLYTSVPSFLRPKIVFLFYKSAGSYIESILKNLEYDYVQYVSDDCLSPGYTSPLYQDRDSRILSYRVRGPVSDDSLSFLDSNLLILDSYNPSAGGGTGESFPWEHVSEVKRPYLLAGGLTPENVSKALQQTGAYGVDVASGVESSPGIKDPNLIRKFIQNAKRSANNGK is encoded by the coding sequence ATGTCCCAAACCCCGAAAGTAAAAATCTGCGGATTACGCCAAGTAGACGATCTCAAGGTAAGCATTGAAGAAGGCGCCGACCTGATCGGGCTCAACTTCGTCTCTACCAGTCCCAGACTAGTCTCCCCGAAAGAAGCCGAAATTCTGGTAACTTACTTATATACATCGGTACCTTCTTTTTTGCGACCCAAAATCGTATTCTTATTTTATAAATCTGCCGGATCCTATATCGAATCCATATTGAAAAATCTGGAATACGATTATGTGCAATACGTTAGCGATGATTGTTTGTCGCCGGGGTATACTTCTCCTTTGTACCAAGACAGGGATTCAAGAATACTTTCCTATAGAGTAAGAGGTCCGGTCAGCGACGATTCTCTCTCTTTTCTAGATTCGAATTTATTAATACTAGATAGCTATAATCCTTCTGCGGGAGGCGGAACGGGAGAAAGCTTTCCTTGGGAGCATGTAAGTGAGGTAAAAAGACCTTATTTGCTCGCAGGAGGACTTACTCCTGAAAACGTTTCCAAAGCATTGCAACAAACCGGTGCCTACGGAGTAGACGTAGCTAGCGGCGTAGAATCCTCTCCCGGGATAAAGGATCCCAATCTCATCCGGAAATTTATTCAAAATGCCAAAAGAAGCGCAAATAACGGAAAATAA
- the mutS gene encoding DNA mismatch repair protein MutS translates to MPKEAQITENNSPDLTEALDTPMMRQYLEIKAKFPDSILFFRMGDFYEMFLEDAKIASSILDIALTKRQNSVPMCGIPFHSKDGYISKLLSAGKKIAVCEQSRPEDGNTKLMTRDVVRIITPGTVIEEHLLSGFQNNYLCAIVPKAALIFVGMADVSTGEVLHFAVPISKTEVLESELVKFKPSEICIFSKDLEKIRTWQNFAERQFTVLDESKLGADPAKDPFHIVTRCLEYYIRENYRDGTLTLREPRILQTGSYLEMDRETILNLELIENEKDDKGHTLFSVLNFCSTAKGKRVLKQRILFPETDPAILKSRWEKQDIIKKIPLAQLIQALRDLGDLERILGRFRGNKPYPRDFKTILSSIETLDSIQAILSPLGYPITKPEKLDSLKDYIEDRIHTDELPVILGNGKFLKDGFDPSLDKAREAGSKGADWILALETEEKKKTGLSTLKIKYNKIVGYFIEISRVQAEQAPKEYLKKQTLVTSERFTTSRLEEIERTILEADEIIQKVERIEFEKMVQTVLEYSPELLIVSEEFGDLDFQISLLKAEESFGWKRAELSEDSSLEMKSSRHPVVEASLPVGIKFTPNDVNLDSQENAVAILTGPNMAGKSTFMRQIALNQILFQIGASVAAEKARLPILDRLFTRIGAGDNLNAGESTFYVEMKETANILKNCTPQSLLLFDEVGRGTSTYDGMSIAWAILECLSEMHPRPKTVFATHYHELTELSRLPGVWNIHMETVEKDDKVIFLRRVKPGKAKKSFGIYVAQLAGVPDSVVKRASEILTDMESRKKEIRIQTREPSLFQELPTPGSDGQFWQDFKKEIIDLPIESMTPLEALRLLDDWKKKISSRGN, encoded by the coding sequence ATGCCAAAAGAAGCGCAAATAACGGAAAATAATTCCCCTGATCTAACAGAAGCCTTGGACACTCCGATGATGCGTCAGTATTTGGAGATCAAGGCCAAGTTTCCCGATTCCATTCTATTCTTTCGCATGGGAGACTTCTATGAGATGTTCTTGGAAGATGCCAAGATCGCTTCTTCTATTTTAGACATAGCACTTACCAAGCGCCAGAATTCCGTGCCTATGTGCGGTATTCCATTTCATAGCAAAGACGGATATATTTCCAAACTTCTTTCGGCGGGAAAGAAAATAGCGGTCTGCGAACAATCCAGACCAGAAGATGGAAACACCAAACTCATGACAAGAGATGTGGTGCGGATCATCACACCGGGCACTGTTATCGAAGAACATCTACTCTCCGGTTTTCAGAACAACTATCTTTGCGCAATAGTTCCTAAGGCAGCTCTTATCTTCGTGGGAATGGCGGATGTTTCCACGGGAGAAGTTTTACATTTTGCAGTTCCCATTTCTAAGACGGAAGTATTGGAAAGTGAATTAGTAAAATTTAAACCAAGCGAGATTTGCATCTTCTCGAAAGATCTAGAAAAGATCCGTACCTGGCAAAATTTCGCCGAAAGGCAATTTACCGTTTTGGACGAATCCAAGCTCGGGGCAGATCCGGCAAAGGATCCATTTCATATAGTAACACGATGCCTTGAATATTATATCCGAGAGAATTATAGAGACGGAACTCTTACTTTAAGAGAACCGAGGATCTTGCAAACCGGCTCCTATTTGGAGATGGACAGAGAGACCATCCTGAATCTAGAGCTGATCGAGAATGAAAAGGATGACAAGGGTCATACTCTCTTTTCCGTTCTAAATTTCTGCTCCACTGCTAAGGGCAAACGAGTATTAAAGCAACGGATCCTATTTCCTGAAACGGATCCTGCTATTCTAAAATCCAGATGGGAAAAGCAAGATATTATCAAGAAGATCCCTCTGGCTCAATTGATCCAAGCCTTGCGTGATCTTGGAGACTTGGAAAGAATACTCGGAAGATTTCGTGGAAATAAACCGTATCCAAGGGACTTTAAGACGATTCTTTCTTCGATCGAAACTTTGGATTCGATACAGGCAATCCTTTCTCCTTTAGGTTATCCGATCACCAAACCTGAAAAATTGGATTCTCTGAAAGATTATATAGAAGATAGAATTCATACGGACGAACTGCCAGTTATTCTCGGGAACGGCAAATTCTTAAAAGATGGATTCGATCCGTCTTTAGATAAGGCGAGAGAAGCTGGATCCAAAGGTGCAGACTGGATCCTCGCGTTAGAGACCGAAGAGAAGAAGAAAACGGGACTCTCCACACTCAAGATAAAATACAATAAGATCGTGGGCTACTTTATAGAGATCTCGCGAGTCCAAGCGGAGCAGGCGCCAAAGGAATACTTGAAAAAGCAAACCTTGGTTACCTCGGAAAGATTTACGACAAGCCGCTTAGAAGAAATCGAAAGAACAATTTTAGAAGCGGACGAGATCATCCAGAAAGTAGAAAGAATCGAGTTCGAAAAAATGGTCCAAACAGTTCTGGAATATTCTCCGGAACTTCTAATCGTCTCAGAAGAATTCGGAGACCTAGACTTTCAGATCTCTCTCTTAAAAGCAGAAGAAAGTTTCGGTTGGAAGAGAGCAGAGCTAAGTGAAGATTCTTCTTTAGAAATGAAATCCTCTCGCCATCCAGTCGTTGAAGCAAGTCTTCCGGTTGGGATCAAATTTACTCCGAATGATGTAAACTTGGACAGCCAAGAGAATGCAGTCGCGATTCTAACCGGACCGAATATGGCGGGTAAATCCACATTCATGCGACAAATCGCTTTGAATCAGATCCTGTTTCAGATCGGAGCAAGTGTCGCTGCGGAGAAGGCAAGACTCCCAATACTCGATCGCTTATTCACTAGAATCGGAGCAGGAGATAATCTGAATGCTGGAGAATCCACCTTTTATGTGGAGATGAAGGAAACCGCAAACATTCTCAAGAACTGCACTCCTCAGTCCCTTCTTCTCTTTGACGAGGTTGGAAGAGGAACCTCCACTTATGACGGAATGAGTATCGCTTGGGCAATCCTTGAATGTCTTTCCGAAATGCATCCTCGGCCTAAGACAGTGTTCGCGACTCATTACCATGAATTGACAGAACTTTCTAGACTTCCCGGAGTTTGGAATATCCACATGGAAACCGTAGAAAAGGATGATAAGGTTATCTTCTTAAGAAGAGTAAAACCTGGTAAGGCAAAGAAATCATTCGGTATCTACGTGGCTCAACTTGCAGGAGTTCCTGATTCGGTTGTAAAACGTGCCTCCGAGATACTGACGGATATGGAGTCTCGCAAAAAGGAGATTCGTATCCAGACAAGAGAGCCTTCCCTATTTCAAGAATTGCCTACCCCAGGTTCGGATGGACAGTTCTGGCAGGATTTCAAAAAGGAAATCATAGATCTTCCGATCGAATCTATGACACCTTTGGAAGCTTTACGCTTACTTGACGATTGGAAGAAGAAGATCTCTTCTAGAGGAAACTAA
- the pgeF gene encoding peptidoglycan editing factor PgeF, whose protein sequence is MIDHRFFLEDKRSLRLLVLGNREISGDSTDPEFIRSRVSQATQIPGSEIFLMDQEHGTTVIEADDFQEGVPKGDALFTTKPKKILVVKTADCLPIFFWTGRPALVGVIHSGWKGTLAGITEKTLGIVQKKYGIDLELVHFYLGPYATGKNYEVGEDVASLFRKEVPNSLKPASEPGKFLLEQKTFLTHRIKSLGVQPFLETAGVCTMTANSGYFSHRRGDTNRNLNCIWLE, encoded by the coding sequence ATGATCGACCACCGCTTTTTCCTAGAAGATAAAAGAAGTCTTAGGCTCCTGGTTTTGGGAAATCGGGAAATTTCCGGAGACTCAACGGACCCCGAGTTTATTCGCTCTAGAGTCTCTCAAGCAACTCAAATCCCAGGCAGTGAGATCTTTCTCATGGACCAGGAGCATGGAACCACGGTCATCGAAGCGGATGATTTCCAGGAGGGCGTTCCAAAGGGAGACGCTCTATTTACCACCAAGCCTAAAAAGATCCTAGTCGTAAAAACTGCGGATTGTCTTCCGATCTTCTTTTGGACTGGAAGGCCGGCCTTAGTAGGGGTTATTCATTCCGGTTGGAAGGGAACACTTGCAGGAATTACAGAAAAGACCTTGGGAATCGTTCAGAAAAAATATGGGATCGATCTGGAGCTAGTGCATTTTTATCTAGGACCCTATGCAACCGGAAAGAACTATGAAGTAGGGGAAGATGTTGCTTCTCTATTTAGGAAAGAAGTTCCTAATTCTCTGAAGCCTGCGAGTGAACCTGGAAAATTCCTATTGGAACAAAAAACATTTCTGACCCATAGGATTAAAAGTTTAGGAGTGCAACCTTTCTTGGAAACGGCGGGTGTATGCACTATGACTGCGAATTCAGGATACTTCAGCCACAGAAGGGGAGATACGAATCGAAACTTAAACTGTATTTGGTTGGAGTAA
- a CDS encoding phospho-sugar mutase: protein MATESKLIESWTKAPFPPKVQEEAKSILSRFQKGETSGLEIEAYTVPLEFGTGGMRGRIGNGIGRMNEFTVGKAALGFSRYLVKKTKKPILVIAYDSRRRSREFAEVTAGVAAAHGIKVILFSEVAPTPLLSYAVRYYKATGGVVLTASHNPPEYNGFKAYLAKGEQLAPPDDKKIISLIEKVQDWNEIKFLSPKDPAYKKLVVKAGADCFANYLKDLKKSGIVSTKVSAKDRSKIRLVYSPLHGTGGYYMKKLLNDFGYKNVTLVPEQKDPDGEFPTVKFPNPEEPEALALSQKLSEKIGADAFIATDPDADRLGIGVKNQEGGYTLLNGNQIGSILAAYLAEKVSAKPKKGKKPVLVKTVVTTDLQADIAKKNKLALKNVLTGFKFIAEVMGKLDKNKTQYFLFGGEESYGYLPVNFVRDKDSLSSALLLVEVLAEKKDLLSYMNEIYLKYGLYQEGLKSLTLEGLAGKKKIQDSLQSLRENDLIGKTLGKRKVTGFLDFKSKTAKGSASKSAFSGLPSSDVIQLELEGSAKLTIRPSGTEPKIKIYSSFKSRTAPQKESEIPKLTTELLDELKETEALFLQLAGLK, encoded by the coding sequence ATGGCTACCGAATCGAAACTTATAGAATCCTGGACCAAGGCCCCTTTTCCGCCAAAGGTGCAAGAAGAAGCGAAATCCATCCTGAGTCGTTTCCAAAAGGGAGAAACCTCCGGATTGGAAATAGAGGCGTACACAGTACCCTTAGAATTCGGCACCGGCGGAATGAGAGGAAGGATAGGAAACGGCATCGGTAGAATGAATGAATTCACCGTAGGCAAAGCCGCGCTCGGTTTCTCCAGATACTTAGTAAAGAAAACCAAAAAACCAATCCTAGTCATCGCTTACGATTCCAGAAGAAGGTCCAGAGAGTTTGCAGAGGTCACCGCAGGAGTCGCCGCAGCTCATGGAATCAAAGTCATTTTATTTTCAGAAGTAGCTCCTACTCCTCTTCTCTCCTATGCTGTTCGTTATTACAAAGCAACCGGAGGAGTCGTATTGACTGCATCTCATAATCCGCCCGAATACAACGGGTTCAAAGCTTACCTTGCGAAAGGAGAACAACTCGCTCCTCCCGATGACAAAAAGATTATTTCTCTCATCGAAAAGGTGCAAGACTGGAATGAGATCAAATTCCTTTCTCCTAAAGATCCAGCTTATAAAAAGCTAGTCGTTAAGGCCGGAGCGGATTGCTTTGCAAATTATCTGAAGGATCTTAAAAAATCAGGGATCGTATCCACGAAGGTCTCCGCCAAAGATAGATCTAAGATTCGTCTGGTTTATTCTCCGCTGCACGGAACAGGCGGATATTATATGAAGAAATTATTAAATGATTTCGGATATAAGAATGTGACTCTAGTTCCAGAGCAAAAAGATCCGGATGGAGAATTTCCTACGGTAAAATTCCCGAATCCTGAGGAGCCAGAAGCACTTGCTCTCAGCCAAAAGCTTTCCGAAAAGATCGGAGCGGACGCATTCATTGCGACCGACCCTGATGCGGATAGACTCGGGATAGGAGTCAAGAATCAGGAAGGTGGATACACTCTTTTGAACGGGAACCAGATCGGTTCTATTCTTGCTGCGTATCTCGCAGAAAAGGTTTCCGCCAAGCCTAAGAAGGGAAAGAAACCTGTGCTAGTCAAGACTGTGGTTACCACAGATCTTCAGGCAGATATCGCTAAGAAGAATAAACTAGCACTGAAAAACGTACTCACAGGATTCAAATTCATTGCGGAAGTCATGGGCAAGCTGGACAAGAATAAGACCCAGTATTTCCTATTCGGAGGAGAGGAATCTTACGGATACCTTCCCGTAAATTTTGTAAGAGATAAGGACAGCCTTTCTTCTGCACTCTTGCTTGTAGAAGTTCTGGCGGAGAAGAAGGACCTACTCTCCTACATGAACGAGATCTATTTAAAATACGGTCTCTACCAAGAAGGTCTTAAATCTCTTACCTTGGAAGGTCTTGCAGGCAAGAAGAAGATCCAAGATTCATTGCAATCCTTGAGAGAAAACGATCTAATCGGAAAGACTTTAGGAAAACGTAAAGTCACCGGGTTCTTGGATTTTAAGAGCAAGACTGCAAAGGGAAGCGCATCCAAATCCGCATTTTCCGGCCTTCCTTCTTCGGATGTGATCCAGTTGGAATTAGAAGGATCAGCGAAACTTACCATTCGGCCTTCCGGAACGGAACCAAAGATCAAGATCTATTCTTCTTTTAAGAGCAGGACTGCTCCCCAAAAAGAATCCGAGATCCCAAAACTCACGACTGAGTTACTAGACGAATTAAAAGAAACAGAAGCATTATTTTTACAATTGGCGGGTTTAAAATGA
- a CDS encoding response regulator — MKGGVAPSGRPYQVIIAENSKFQAKQLAQILESEGYEVVGFAETGKELLNMYKDNRKVDLITLDLHLPVLDGFAAFYEIKDLGVLPRVIVITDENTPAVIKTLTDDGIMDYIVKPIKREKVLEKANATVRKTIKI; from the coding sequence ATGAAAGGCGGAGTAGCTCCTTCCGGAAGACCGTATCAGGTAATCATTGCGGAAAATTCCAAATTCCAAGCCAAGCAGTTGGCTCAGATATTGGAGTCTGAAGGTTACGAAGTAGTCGGATTTGCCGAAACAGGCAAAGAACTTCTGAACATGTACAAGGACAATCGCAAGGTGGATCTGATCACCTTGGATCTTCATCTTCCTGTCCTAGACGGATTTGCTGCATTCTATGAGATAAAAGACTTGGGAGTTCTCCCTAGAGTGATCGTGATCACCGACGAGAACACACCTGCAGTCATCAAAACTCTAACCGATGATGGGATCATGGATTATATCGTGAAACCCATCAAACGTGAGAAGGTTTTAGAAAAAGCAAACGCAACCGTTCGTAAGACAATCAAGATCTAG
- a CDS encoding LOG family protein, whose amino-acid sequence MGRTSLEHDEFLRSVDAFHLRVLAEIDYPQSIFRDGKIKDTICIFGSARILSPEECKSMENEKRSEKEEAIFQKRKELSSYYKDAVETAKLITNWGKEISKEYHRMAVCTGGGPGIMEAANRGAKEAGGPSLGLNIRLPFEQSVNPYVDPNISVEFHYFFMRKLWFLRLSKGVVAFPGGFGTVDELFETLTLIQTGRNNLKIPVILYGSKFWNSIFHLDTMKEYGLIDPSDLDLITYCDSPSEVLDVLKKKVPLDAD is encoded by the coding sequence ATGGGAAGAACTTCGTTAGAACATGATGAGTTTCTGAGATCGGTGGACGCGTTCCATTTGAGAGTACTCGCAGAGATAGATTATCCTCAATCCATATTCAGGGATGGAAAGATCAAGGACACGATCTGCATCTTTGGCTCTGCTCGGATCCTGAGTCCGGAAGAATGCAAATCAATGGAGAATGAAAAACGCTCTGAAAAAGAAGAAGCGATCTTTCAAAAACGAAAGGAATTATCCTCTTATTATAAAGATGCAGTAGAAACTGCAAAACTGATCACGAACTGGGGAAAGGAAATCTCTAAGGAATATCATAGAATGGCTGTTTGCACGGGAGGTGGTCCCGGCATCATGGAGGCAGCGAACAGAGGTGCCAAAGAAGCAGGAGGTCCGAGTCTAGGTCTAAACATACGGCTTCCTTTCGAACAGTCCGTGAATCCTTATGTGGATCCGAATATTAGCGTTGAATTTCATTATTTCTTTATGCGTAAACTTTGGTTTCTAAGACTCTCCAAGGGAGTGGTTGCTTTTCCTGGTGGATTCGGAACAGTAGATGAGCTATTCGAAACTCTCACTCTCATCCAAACAGGACGCAATAATCTGAAAATCCCTGTCATTCTCTACGGAAGTAAGTTTTGGAATTCTATCTTTCATTTGGATACGATGAAGGAATATGGGTTAATCGATCCTTCCGATCTGGATCTGATCACCTATTGCGATAGTCCCTCTGAAGTATTGGATGTCCTAAAGAAGAAGGTTCCTTTAGACGCTGATTGA
- the rpmB gene encoding 50S ribosomal protein L28: MARKCVVTGKGTIAGNNVSHSHLKTRRTWKINLIKKRIFLEDENRWVTVRISTRALRTLKKKGIKAAIKDNAGSLQALAPKKYAGIQKKAVQA, encoded by the coding sequence ATGGCCAGAAAATGTGTCGTCACAGGGAAAGGAACGATTGCAGGAAACAATGTTTCCCACTCTCACCTGAAAACCCGTAGAACCTGGAAAATCAACCTGATCAAAAAGCGTATCTTCTTGGAAGATGAGAACCGCTGGGTCACTGTTCGCATCTCTACTCGTGCTTTAAGAACCTTGAAAAAGAAAGGAATCAAAGCAGCGATCAAAGATAACGCAGGATCTCTACAAGCCCTTGCCCCTAAAAAATACGCCGGAATCCAAAAAAAGGCAGTCCAAGCCTAA